From the genome of Bordetella sp. H567, one region includes:
- a CDS encoding NAD(P)H-dependent flavin oxidoreductase, with amino-acid sequence MPARIRTPLTERLGISTPIIQAPMAGVTTPALAAASANAGALGFLGVGAMTAPVARKAIADTRALTQRPFGVNVFCHRPAVANAAVEAAWLSYLAPAFREFGAEPPTALGEIYKTFVNDDAMLDVFLETRPAVVGFHFGLPDASRIRALRDAGIYLMASATSVEEALRIQDAGIDAIVAQGYEAGGHRGVFDPEARDERLGTFALTRLLARRVDVPVVAAGGIMDGAGIAAVLALGAQAAQLGTAFVGCPESSADAAFRAALTDTRAVTAMTAAISGRRARGLYNRLMQLGEAHDSPAVPDYPIAYDAGKALNAAAKARGNSDFAAQWAGQAVRLSRALPAGELVAVLDTELQEALRGLGALAA; translated from the coding sequence ATGCCCGCCCGTATCCGAACTCCGCTCACCGAGCGCCTGGGAATATCCACGCCCATCATCCAGGCCCCCATGGCCGGCGTGACCACGCCCGCGCTCGCGGCCGCTTCGGCCAATGCCGGCGCCTTGGGATTCCTGGGCGTCGGCGCGATGACGGCGCCGGTGGCGCGCAAGGCGATCGCCGATACGCGTGCCCTGACGCAGCGGCCCTTCGGCGTGAATGTGTTCTGCCATCGTCCCGCCGTCGCCAATGCGGCGGTCGAGGCGGCGTGGCTGTCCTACCTGGCGCCGGCGTTCCGGGAATTCGGCGCCGAGCCGCCCACGGCATTGGGGGAAATCTACAAAACCTTCGTCAACGACGATGCGATGCTGGACGTCTTCCTGGAAACGCGTCCCGCGGTGGTGGGGTTTCATTTCGGCCTGCCCGACGCATCGCGCATCCGCGCGCTGCGCGACGCCGGCATCTACCTGATGGCCAGCGCCACCAGCGTGGAAGAGGCACTGCGCATCCAGGACGCCGGCATCGACGCGATCGTGGCACAGGGCTATGAAGCCGGGGGCCACCGTGGCGTGTTCGACCCCGAGGCGCGCGACGAGCGCCTGGGCACCTTCGCCTTGACCCGCCTGCTGGCGCGCCGCGTCGACGTGCCGGTGGTGGCGGCCGGCGGCATCATGGACGGCGCGGGTATCGCCGCGGTCCTGGCCCTGGGGGCACAGGCGGCGCAACTGGGCACGGCCTTCGTGGGCTGTCCGGAATCCTCCGCCGATGCGGCATTCCGCGCCGCCTTGACCGATACGCGGGCGGTCACGGCCATGACCGCCGCCATATCCGGGCGCCGCGCGCGTGGCTTGTACAACCGGCTGATGCAGCTGGGCGAAGCGCACGACAGCCCGGCCGTACCGGATTATCCGATCGCCTACGATGCCGGCAAGGCGTTGAACGCGGCGGCCAAGGCCCGCGGCAACAGCGATTTTGCCGCGCAATGGGCAGGGCAAGCGGTCAGGTTGTCGCGCGCTTTGCCGGCCGGCGAGCTGGTGGCGGTGCTGGACACGGAACTGCAGGAGGCCTTGCGCGGCCTGGGCGCGTTGGCGGCATAG
- a CDS encoding helix-turn-helix domain-containing protein, with product METLQTDALAFSEFMTGLTPSQDARVSSAAPARVPCEGCGARRLCQAAQLCRGGDDRPVSLPVCARKVKAGEAVYRAGDPLRNLYTSRAGTSKSIRLYRDGRQQITGFQLGGEFLGMDAIATGRHQTEAIALEDMVVCVLPYREIEALADAYTDVRRGMERMLSQEIVREAGLLMLMGNLSAEERVAAFLVDLSDRYAERGYSALAFTLRMSREEIGSHLGMKLETVSRMFSRLQQRGLIALHGKDVRILDLPALRLV from the coding sequence ATGGAAACCCTACAGACCGACGCGCTTGCTTTTTCCGAGTTCATGACCGGACTGACGCCGTCGCAGGACGCCAGGGTTTCAAGCGCGGCGCCGGCGCGCGTTCCCTGCGAAGGCTGTGGAGCCCGCCGGCTCTGCCAGGCGGCTCAGCTATGCCGCGGCGGCGACGATAGGCCCGTGTCGCTTCCCGTCTGCGCCCGCAAGGTCAAGGCCGGCGAAGCCGTCTATCGCGCCGGCGACCCCTTGCGCAACCTGTACACGTCGCGTGCGGGAACCAGCAAGAGCATCCGGCTCTATCGCGACGGGCGTCAGCAGATCACCGGGTTTCAACTGGGCGGCGAATTCCTCGGCATGGACGCCATCGCGACGGGACGCCACCAGACCGAGGCCATCGCGCTTGAGGATATGGTGGTGTGCGTGCTGCCGTATCGGGAGATCGAGGCCCTGGCCGATGCCTACACCGACGTGCGCCGGGGCATGGAGCGCATGCTCAGCCAGGAAATCGTGCGTGAAGCCGGACTGCTGATGCTGATGGGCAACCTGAGCGCCGAAGAGCGGGTCGCCGCATTCCTGGTGGATCTATCGGACCGCTATGCCGAACGCGGCTATTCCGCGCTTGCCTTCACGTTGCGCATGAGCCGCGAGGAAATCGGTTCGCACCTGGGCATGAAGCTCGAAACCGTCAGCCGCATGTTTTCCCGCCTGCAGCAGCGCGGCCTCATCGCCCTGCATGGCAAGGACGTACGGATCCTCGACTTGCCGGCACTCCGGCTGGTGTAA
- a CDS encoding MarR family winged helix-turn-helix transcriptional regulator, with product MSRSPLPRLAPQLPRRSDAGTSRHLREADFVALARLRFALRQFTAFSESAAAERGLTPQQHQALLAIKAAPGETMTVGEIADWLLLRPHSAGELINRLERMDMVQRQSDAVDRRKVHVGLTQAAQDKLDALSAAHFEELRAIGPMLRDLLGHFDSNGSE from the coding sequence ATGTCGCGTTCTCCCCTTCCCCGCCTGGCCCCGCAGTTACCGCGGCGATCCGACGCCGGCACCTCGCGCCACCTGCGCGAGGCGGACTTCGTTGCGCTCGCGCGCTTGCGCTTCGCCTTGCGGCAATTCACCGCCTTCAGCGAAAGTGCGGCCGCCGAACGGGGCCTGACGCCGCAGCAGCACCAGGCCCTGCTGGCCATCAAGGCCGCACCCGGGGAAACGATGACAGTCGGGGAAATCGCGGATTGGTTGCTGCTGCGCCCGCACAGCGCCGGCGAGCTCATCAACCGCCTGGAACGCATGGACATGGTCCAGCGGCAATCTGACGCGGTCGACCGACGTAAGGTACACGTGGGCCTGACGCAGGCCGCGCAGGACAAACTGGATGCCTTGTCCGCCGCCCATTTCGAGGAGTTGCGCGCCATCGGCCCGATGCTGCGCGACCTGCTGGGGCACTTCGATTCCAACGGCAGCGAATAG
- a CDS encoding tetratricopeptide repeat protein produces MPTPAISDAVPTFAGEQWLALGRALHKAGQHAEAVKALQRAAAQLPLDLDVYRALVDALDASGQVADAASARIGIDAIERRRAVDLFEIGRVYARHRQWDAAGHWLERALIIDPGLLAAHICMAWVLRQLGRQTEHSRHVHRVYRRQAAFIQAKSSARRRTVLILCSSGYANVPFRHLLPPALNRVVRWVVDLGVVGIAHARSRGLPPHDIAFNVVGDADLGAACRETLARFAATARTPLLNRPDRIERTTRERIGALLDGIAGIHVPATVRWDRAHGPAAAVHAAIAARGLDYPVIVRPVGGHGGQDVVLLDSPVDGSTLPSMGEMYMTAYRDYRSADGYYRKYRVIFIDREPYPYHLAIGSQWLLHYFSADMLSGAWKLEKERRFLDDPEHVLGARAWAALRAIGARMDLDYCGIDFALLPDGRVLVFETNATMLVHPEVEEDGLRFKNAYIQNILDAFHGLMTRRIRVHSS; encoded by the coding sequence ATGCCGACTCCCGCCATTTCCGACGCTGTACCGACGTTTGCGGGCGAGCAATGGCTTGCCCTGGGGCGCGCGCTACACAAGGCGGGCCAGCACGCCGAAGCGGTGAAGGCCCTGCAGCGGGCGGCCGCGCAGCTACCGTTGGATCTCGATGTCTATCGTGCGCTGGTCGATGCGCTGGACGCCAGCGGCCAGGTGGCCGACGCCGCGTCGGCCCGTATCGGCATCGATGCCATCGAACGGCGGCGTGCGGTGGACCTGTTCGAAATCGGCCGCGTGTACGCCCGGCATCGGCAGTGGGACGCCGCCGGCCACTGGCTCGAGCGCGCCCTGATCATCGATCCCGGCCTGCTGGCGGCGCACATCTGCATGGCCTGGGTGCTGAGGCAGCTGGGCCGCCAGACCGAACACAGCCGGCATGTCCATCGCGTCTATCGGCGACAGGCCGCCTTCATCCAGGCCAAATCGTCCGCGCGGCGCCGCACTGTCCTGATCTTGTGCTCGAGCGGATACGCCAATGTGCCGTTCCGGCATCTGCTGCCGCCAGCGCTGAACCGGGTGGTCCGCTGGGTCGTCGATCTGGGCGTGGTCGGTATCGCGCACGCACGCAGCCGCGGCCTGCCGCCCCACGACATCGCGTTCAACGTGGTGGGCGACGCCGACCTGGGCGCGGCATGCCGGGAAACGCTGGCGCGCTTCGCCGCCACGGCGCGCACGCCGCTGCTTAACCGGCCGGATCGCATCGAGCGTACGACGCGCGAGCGGATCGGCGCCTTGCTGGACGGAATCGCCGGCATCCATGTTCCCGCCACGGTCCGCTGGGACCGGGCGCACGGCCCCGCCGCGGCCGTGCATGCGGCGATCGCGGCGCGCGGCCTGGACTATCCGGTCATCGTGCGCCCGGTGGGCGGCCATGGCGGCCAGGACGTGGTGCTGCTGGATTCGCCCGTGGATGGGTCCACGCTGCCGTCGATGGGCGAAATGTATATGACGGCCTACCGGGATTACCGGTCCGCCGACGGCTACTACCGCAAGTACCGCGTCATCTTCATCGACCGCGAGCCGTATCCGTATCATCTGGCCATCGGCAGCCAGTGGCTGCTGCATTATTTTTCGGCCGACATGTTGTCCGGCGCGTGGAAGCTGGAGAAAGAGCGCCGCTTCCTGGACGATCCCGAGCATGTCCTGGGCGCGCGGGCCTGGGCCGCGCTGCGCGCCATCGGCGCGCGCATGGACCTGGACTATTGCGGCATCGACTTCGCCCTGTTGCCCGACGGCCGCGTGCTGGTGTTCGAAACCAATGCGACGATGCTGGTGCATCCGGAGGTCGAGGAAGACGGGCTGCGCTTCAAGAACGCCTATATCCAGAACATCCTGGATGCGTTTCATGGCCTGATGACGCGCCGGATTCGCGTTCATTCCTCCTGA
- a CDS encoding TraR/DksA family transcriptional regulator — translation MSHLSAAELGALAQRLRDIRARALQEAHGGGDPGKDDADARQEPGDPADIAEPRRQEEVRWAEMEIDRHTVANVDRALARLAQGEYGICIDCQGAIPQARLFALPTAIRCAACQAVAEASGRA, via the coding sequence ATGTCCCATCTATCCGCCGCGGAGCTCGGCGCCCTGGCGCAACGATTGCGCGATATCCGGGCTCGCGCACTTCAGGAAGCGCACGGCGGTGGCGATCCCGGCAAGGACGATGCCGATGCGCGCCAGGAGCCCGGCGATCCCGCCGATATCGCCGAACCGCGCCGCCAGGAAGAAGTACGGTGGGCCGAAATGGAAATCGACCGCCACACGGTCGCCAATGTCGACCGCGCGCTGGCGCGCCTGGCCCAGGGCGAGTACGGCATCTGCATCGACTGCCAGGGGGCCATCCCGCAGGCCCGCCTGTTCGCCTTGCCCACGGCCATCCGTTGCGCGGCCTGCCAGGCCGTGGCGGAGGCCAGCGGGCGAGCATGA